A single genomic interval of Mycolicibacterium holsaticum DSM 44478 = JCM 12374 harbors:
- a CDS encoding SRPBCC family protein: MAVRASREVVFEAPKDAILDALADIEAVPSWSSVHKRAEVLDRHPDGRPHHVKATFKIMGITDKELLEYHWGDDWVVWDAKATMQQRGQHGEYNLTPVGEDRTRVRFDIVIDLAAPVPEFLLRRAKKMVLDVATENLRQRVNAQSAQRDISTQSCE, encoded by the coding sequence ATGGCGGTCCGCGCATCGCGAGAAGTGGTCTTTGAAGCGCCCAAAGACGCGATCCTCGACGCCCTGGCCGACATCGAGGCGGTGCCGTCGTGGTCGTCGGTGCACAAGCGCGCAGAGGTCCTCGACCGGCATCCCGACGGGCGTCCGCACCACGTCAAGGCGACCTTCAAGATCATGGGGATCACCGACAAAGAACTGCTCGAGTACCACTGGGGTGATGACTGGGTGGTCTGGGACGCCAAGGCCACCATGCAGCAACGCGGTCAGCACGGGGAGTACAACCTGACCCCGGTCGGGGAGGACCGCACGCGGGTGCGCTTTGACATCGTCATCGACCTGGCCGCGCCGGTTCCCGAGTTCCTCCTGCGGCGGGCGAAGAAGATGGTGCTCGACGTCGCCACCGAAAACCTGCGCCAGCGGGTCAACGCCCAAAGCGCCCAAAGGGACATTTCGACGCAATCGTGCGAGTAG
- a CDS encoding pyridoxal phosphate-dependent aminotransferase, translating into MTVRRLQPYAVTIFAEMSALAARIGAVNLGQGFPDEDGPPAMLKIAANAIADGVNQYPPGLGIPALREAIAAQRRRHFGTEYDPDTEVLVTVGATEAIAAAVLGLVEPGSEVLLIEPFYDSYSPVIAMAGCQRRAVPLVQDGLGFRIDVEGLRRAITPKTKALIVNSPHNPTGMVAGDDELRALAQLAVDADLLVITDEVYEHLVFDGHRHLPLANYPGMAQRTVTISSAAKMFNVTGWKIGWACGPADLIAGLRAAKQYLSYVGGAPFQPAVAHALNAEEAWVATLRESLQGKRNRLGAALTDLGFVVHDSFGTYFLCADPRPLGYDDSSEFCAQLPHRAGVAAIPMSAFCDPGAEHAGAWNHLVRFAFCKRDDTLDEAIRRLQVLRQQ; encoded by the coding sequence CAACCTCGGACAGGGCTTTCCCGACGAGGACGGCCCGCCCGCGATGCTGAAGATCGCCGCGAACGCGATCGCCGACGGCGTCAACCAGTACCCGCCAGGGCTTGGCATTCCGGCCCTGCGTGAGGCGATCGCCGCGCAACGCCGGCGGCACTTCGGCACCGAATACGATCCCGATACCGAGGTGCTCGTGACGGTCGGCGCCACGGAGGCGATCGCCGCCGCGGTCCTCGGTCTGGTCGAACCCGGCAGCGAAGTGCTGCTGATCGAGCCGTTCTACGACTCCTACTCCCCCGTCATCGCGATGGCCGGCTGTCAGCGGCGCGCAGTGCCGCTGGTGCAGGACGGCCTGGGGTTCCGCATCGACGTCGAGGGCCTGCGTCGTGCCATCACCCCGAAAACCAAGGCGCTGATCGTCAATTCGCCGCACAACCCGACGGGCATGGTCGCCGGCGACGACGAACTGCGGGCGCTGGCCCAGCTCGCCGTCGACGCGGACCTGCTGGTGATCACCGACGAGGTGTACGAGCATCTGGTTTTCGACGGTCACCGCCATCTTCCGCTGGCCAACTATCCGGGCATGGCGCAGCGCACGGTGACGATCTCCAGCGCGGCCAAGATGTTCAACGTCACCGGCTGGAAGATCGGTTGGGCTTGCGGCCCGGCCGATCTCATCGCCGGCTTGCGCGCGGCCAAACAGTACCTGTCCTATGTCGGCGGGGCGCCGTTTCAGCCCGCGGTGGCACACGCGCTCAACGCCGAAGAGGCCTGGGTCGCCACGCTGCGGGAATCCTTGCAGGGCAAGCGAAACCGGTTGGGCGCCGCGTTGACAGATCTGGGGTTCGTGGTGCACGACAGCTTCGGCACCTACTTTTTGTGCGCCGATCCGCGCCCGCTCGGCTATGACGACAGCAGCGAGTTCTGCGCCCAGCTGCCGCATAGGGCCGGCGTCGCCGCCATCCCGATGTCGGCGTTCTGCGACCCCGGCGCCGAGCATGCCGGTGCGTGGAACCACCTGGTGCGCTTCGCGTTCTGCAAACGTGACGACACGCTCGATGAAGCGATCCGGCGGCTGCAAGTGCTGCGCCAGCAATAG